A portion of the Cryptomeria japonica chromosome 5, Sugi_1.0, whole genome shotgun sequence genome contains these proteins:
- the LOC131075510 gene encoding pentatricopeptide repeat-containing protein At2g13600 — MNRLHMVMPANLVTSITRQCQTHQLGLAISQGLRCNLMFAATFQSNTVLQDYPIQDPKENHICVDIDKVLDAPETIDTVYQQDISINICSDRCSSLLQECTKAGSLEDGKVIHGRLIKCGIMGKDIFLENKVLNMYAKCNCFQDARQMFDKMLERNIVSWTALISGYVQHGNAREAFELFHRLQWTGISANQYTFGSILSAAAAIDDAYGKCHMVDGCAVRVGRMIHGCTVRTGFESDVIVGNALVAMYMKSNKMDDAYQVFDKMPERDVVSWNSLIAGYARSGYVEDAIKFVHEMQRAGVRPDHFTFVNVLGVCQNIHDLQHGKQVHGYSIIGFMSDIVVNNALITMYIKCGCLEDGRKVFDKLPDKSVVSWTAMISGYVQQCLNEEAIESFWEMLQARVKPNHFTLSSVLRACGSLAALEHGRQVHSYAIRDVAEFTAFVRNTLITMYSECGSIGNARKIFEKMRERELVTWNAMIGGYAQHGYGKEALKLFETMRRENMQPDPVTFVGVLSACSHEGLVDEGRCFFEMMSRTYGIFPGVGHYACMVDILGRAGHFNEAENLIKNMPFEPDAAVWGALMGACRIHGNLELGKHAAEWLYVLEPENTAAHVLLSQMYATAGKWDDAARVRKSMRNRGLQKRRPGCSWIEVGNEIHSFIMEDR, encoded by the coding sequence ATGAACAGATTGCATATGGTTATGCCTGCAAACCTTGTAACATCAATTACACGCCAATGCCAAACACATCAATTAGGGCTCGCAATCTCCCAGGGATTGCGTTGTAATCTCATGTTTGCAGCTACTTTTCAATCGAACACTGTTCTCCAAGATTACCCAATTCaagatccaaaggaaaatcacATTTGTGTTGACATTGACAAAGTTTTGGATGCACCGGAAACAATAGACACTGTATATCAACAAGATATTTCTATAAATATCTGCTCAGATCGTTGTAGTTCTCTCTTGCAGGAATGTACCAAGGCGGGTTCTCTCGAAGATGGCAAAGTGATTCATGGTCGATTGATTAAGTGTGGAATTATGGGAAAggatatatttttggaaaataagGTTTTAAACATGTATGCTAAATGCAATTGCTTTCAGGATGCGCGtcaaatgtttgacaaaatgcttgAACGAAACATTGTCTCGTGGACTGCACTAATTTCAGGATACGTTCAACATGGGAATGCTAGGGAGGCTTTCGAATTGTTTCACAGGTTGCAATGGACAGGGATCAGTGCCAATCAGTACACCTTTGGTAGCATTCTCAGTGCTGCTGCTGCGATAGACGATGCATATGGAAAATGCCACATGGTTGATGGATGCGCCGTTAGGGTTGGAAGGATGATTCATGGGTGCACAGTTAGAACTGGATTTGAGTCTGATGTCATCGTGGGGAACGCTCTTGTAGCTATGTATATGAAATCTAACAAAATGGATGATGCGtaccaagtgtttgacaaaatgcctgagaGAGATGTTGTTTCATGGAACTCATTGATTGCAGGATATGCTCGGAGTGGATATGTAGAGGATGCTATTAAATTTGTTCATGAAATGCAGCGGGCAGGTGTGAGACCAGATCACTTTACCTTCGTGAATGTGCTTGGGGTTTGCCAGAATATACATGATTTACAGCATGGTAAGCAGGTGCATGGCTATTCTATAATTGGATTCATGTCAGATATTGTGGTCAACAATGCTCTTATTACCATGTATATTAAATGTGGTTGTTTGGAGGATGGAAGGAAGGTTTTCGATAAACTGCCTGATAAATCTGTGGTATCATGGACTGCCATGATTTCAGGCTATGTTCAGCAGTGTCTTAATGAGGAGGCTATAGAATCTTTTTGGGAAATGTTGCAGGCTAGAGTGAAGCCAAATCATTTTACCCTTTCCAGCGTTCTCCGTGCATGTGGCAGCTTAGCAGCTTTGGAGCATGGAAGGCAAGTTCATTCTTATGCTATTAGGGATGTGGCCGAATTCACTGCATTTGTTAGAAATACTCTTATCACTATGTATTCTGAATGTGGGAGCATTGGTAATGCAaggaaaatatttgaaaaaatgcgTGAAAGAGAGTTGGTAACTTGGAATGCGATGATAGGGGGATACGCTCAGCACGGTTATGGAAAGGAAGCCttgaaattatttgaaacaatgagAAGGGAAAACATGCAGCCAGATCCTGTCACGTTTGTCGGGGTTCTTTCTGCTTGTAGTCATGAAGGCCTAGTGGATGAAGGACGGTGTTTCTTCGAAATGATGAGTCGAACTTATGGTATATTTCCTGGAGTGGGCCACTATGCTTGTATGGTTGACATTCTTGGACGTGCTGGGCATTTCAATGAGGCAGAGAATTTGATCAAGAACATGCCATTTGAACCTGATGCTGCAGTCTGGGGAGCCTTGATGGGTGCCTGCAGAATCCATGGAAACTTGGAACTAGGAAAGCATGCAGCAGAATGGCTTTATGTGTTGGAGCCAGAAAACACTGCTGCTCATGTGCTACTGTCACAGATGTATGCCACTGCTGGCAAATGGGATGACGCAGCAAGGGTTAGAAAAtcaatgagaaacaggggtttgcAAAAAAGGAGGCCTGGATGCAGTTGGATTGAGGTCGggaatgagattcattcatttattaTGGAGGACAGATGA